In a single window of the Prochlorococcus marinus XMU1412 genome:
- a CDS encoding dihydrolipoamide acetyltransferase family protein: MSHEIFMPALSSTMTEGKIVEWLKNPGDKVERGESVLVVESDKADMDVESFQDGYLAAVLMPAGSTAPVGETIGLIVENEDEIASVQEQNKGNQPEVASSDQLELVSNKTEEKPLVQSEIVEKQAKEVVLMSEKAAPSVNSDQINAATSNVSSRVIASPRAKKLASQMGVDLAKVHGSGPHGRIQADDILKANGQPVSIPWIGEGGSPASIPGANLGVESKPEASGNSFGNPGETVQFNTLQKAVNKNMESSLDVPCFRVGYSINTDKLDNFYKKVKQNGVTMTALLVKAVAKTLKKHPQVNSSFSENGISYPENINIAVAVAMEDGGLITPVLKEPCNTDLFELSREWKDLVKRSRSKQLEPDEYSTGTFTLSNLGMFGVDRFDAILPPGTGAILAIASSKPTVVANSDGSISVKKIMQVNLTADHRVIYGADGASFLKDLASLIEDEPETLVS; this comes from the coding sequence ATGTCTCACGAAATATTCATGCCTGCCTTGAGTTCTACTATGACAGAGGGCAAGATTGTGGAATGGTTGAAAAATCCAGGAGATAAAGTTGAAAGAGGTGAATCTGTCTTGGTTGTTGAATCTGACAAGGCAGATATGGATGTTGAATCTTTTCAAGATGGATATCTTGCAGCTGTTTTAATGCCTGCTGGCAGCACTGCACCAGTAGGAGAGACTATCGGTCTTATTGTAGAAAATGAGGATGAGATAGCTTCTGTTCAAGAACAAAATAAAGGAAATCAACCCGAAGTTGCTAGTTCGGATCAACTTGAATTGGTAAGCAATAAAACTGAAGAAAAACCTTTGGTTCAAAGTGAAATTGTTGAAAAACAAGCAAAAGAAGTCGTATTAATGAGTGAAAAGGCAGCTCCATCTGTTAATAGTGATCAAATAAATGCTGCTACGAGTAATGTTTCTTCGAGGGTGATTGCATCTCCAAGAGCTAAAAAACTTGCCTCTCAAATGGGTGTTGATTTGGCAAAGGTTCATGGATCAGGACCTCATGGAAGAATTCAAGCAGATGATATTTTAAAAGCTAATGGCCAACCAGTCTCTATACCATGGATAGGCGAAGGTGGTTCTCCTGCAAGTATCCCTGGTGCAAATTTGGGAGTTGAAAGTAAACCAGAAGCTTCAGGAAATAGTTTTGGTAATCCTGGAGAAACAGTTCAATTTAATACTCTTCAAAAAGCAGTAAATAAAAATATGGAATCTAGTTTAGATGTGCCATGTTTTAGGGTGGGTTACTCCATCAACACAGATAAATTAGATAATTTCTATAAAAAAGTAAAACAGAACGGAGTGACTATGACTGCTTTACTAGTTAAAGCAGTTGCAAAAACACTAAAGAAACATCCTCAAGTTAACTCAAGTTTTTCAGAAAATGGAATTTCTTATCCAGAAAATATAAATATTGCTGTTGCTGTTGCGATGGAAGATGGTGGACTAATAACTCCAGTTTTAAAAGAACCATGCAATACTGATTTATTTGAATTGTCTAGGGAATGGAAAGATCTCGTAAAAAGATCAAGATCAAAACAATTAGAACCTGATGAATACTCAACGGGAACTTTCACTTTATCTAACCTTGGGATGTTTGGAGTTGATAGATTTGACGCAATTCTTCCTCCAGGTACCGGTGCTATTTTAGCCATAGCATCATCGAAACCAACAGTTGTTGCTAATAGTGATGGTTCAATATCTGTTAAAAAAATAATGCAAGTAAATCTAACAGCTGATCATAGAGTGATCTATGGAGCTGATGGGGCTTCATTCTTAAAAGACTTGGCTTCCCTAATTGAAGATGAGCCAGAGACTCTTGTCTCCTGA
- a CDS encoding YlqD family protein gives METKNSISIKRSIAIKAVVTPTWKEDAEKELSKAISNTDQQLSQLEKEGQQIVNNIRSQSVNPLDPRVQEQVSQVQQQVAAKRNEIEEQKRNLLQQQSQVRELKMDEIVDQGQVDSFCDVTVGDNLIEKMQVSITVKDGVIQSIDNN, from the coding sequence ATGGAAACAAAAAACTCAATATCTATAAAGCGCTCAATAGCTATTAAAGCTGTAGTTACACCAACTTGGAAGGAAGATGCTGAAAAAGAATTAAGTAAAGCAATTTCAAACACTGATCAGCAATTATCGCAACTGGAGAAGGAGGGGCAGCAAATAGTAAATAATATTAGATCCCAATCGGTTAATCCTCTAGATCCAAGGGTTCAAGAACAGGTTAGTCAAGTGCAACAACAAGTCGCAGCAAAACGAAATGAAATTGAAGAACAAAAAAGAAATCTACTTCAACAACAGAGTCAAGTTCGCGAATTAAAAATGGACGAAATTGTTGATCAAGGGCAAGTGGATAGTTTCTGTGATGTCACTGTGGGAGACAATCTTATTGAGAAAATGCAGGTCTCGATTACGGTTAAAGATGGAGTTATTCAATCTATAGATAATAATTAA
- a CDS encoding AMP-binding protein has product MGDLAYWPSAKPLSKKNKFAKNRDFIKSLDHIDQIWEKLKFKCGDALAVCDLRGKYKEKFSYSELADLITKVSFSFENYGLKKGDVVTVISENSPRWLAVDQGLMRMGAINAVRGINSPSVELDYIIRHSNSVGLIVQSKEIWLKLNNKEELKKRLKFIINLEDEQFEGLISWSTFISSGEKENSQNNNLEKLNPEIDDVATILYTSGTTGKPKGVPLTHANFLHQIINLAYIADPEPGTSVLSVLPIWHSYERSAEYFFFSCGCSQYYTIPKFLKDDITQIKPVVMATVPRLWEAIHDGFFQALKKMPSKKQKLIKFLIRNSSFFKRSLRKIRNIDINQITFKSKIPLLGSVISRYPLHKLSTIFLWPNILRQLCGEKLKFPINGGGALPEHVDLFFESLGVDVLVGYGLTETSPVLTCRRRELNVRGSSGQPLAFTEIKIVNDDKKKILKFREVGKILVRGPQVMKGYLNNEIATNDVLSKDGWFDTGDLGFLIPNGSLFITGRAKDTIVLSSGENIEPNPLETEILSSEFINQIQLVGQDKKCLAALVVPNVELVKSKFLEEDLSKLNLNKNIGTFFKSQINNLLKSRLGARSEEQILDCYFVDAFTLENGLLTQTLKQKRKEIEKKYSLQIENMYENKFSKKI; this is encoded by the coding sequence ATGGGTGATTTAGCGTATTGGCCTTCAGCCAAACCTCTTTCTAAAAAAAATAAATTTGCCAAAAATAGAGATTTTATTAAGAGCCTTGATCATATAGATCAAATTTGGGAAAAATTAAAATTTAAATGTGGTGATGCTTTAGCTGTTTGCGATTTAAGAGGGAAATACAAAGAAAAATTTTCTTATTCTGAGCTGGCTGATTTAATAACAAAAGTCTCTTTTTCTTTCGAAAATTATGGTTTAAAAAAGGGGGATGTAGTTACTGTAATATCTGAAAATTCTCCAAGATGGCTAGCAGTAGATCAAGGCTTAATGCGAATGGGAGCTATAAATGCAGTGAGAGGTATTAATTCTCCTTCAGTAGAATTAGACTATATTATTCGGCACTCTAATTCAGTAGGACTAATAGTTCAATCTAAGGAAATTTGGCTAAAGTTAAATAACAAAGAAGAATTAAAAAAAAGACTGAAATTTATAATCAATTTAGAAGATGAACAATTTGAAGGTTTAATAAGTTGGAGTACATTCATAAGTTCAGGAGAAAAAGAAAATTCACAAAATAATAATCTTGAAAAATTAAATCCAGAAATTGATGACGTCGCTACTATTCTTTACACTTCTGGGACGACCGGAAAACCTAAAGGTGTGCCTTTGACTCATGCAAATTTTTTACATCAAATAATCAATTTAGCCTATATCGCTGATCCAGAACCAGGGACCTCTGTATTAAGCGTTTTGCCTATCTGGCATTCTTATGAGAGAAGTGCTGAATACTTCTTTTTTTCATGCGGTTGTTCTCAATACTATACAATTCCAAAATTTCTTAAAGATGATATTACACAAATAAAACCTGTTGTCATGGCTACTGTACCGAGACTATGGGAAGCAATACATGATGGTTTTTTTCAGGCTTTGAAAAAAATGCCTTCCAAAAAGCAAAAACTTATTAAGTTTTTGATAAGAAATAGTTCGTTTTTCAAAAGAAGTCTTAGAAAGATAAGAAATATAGATATAAATCAAATAACTTTTAAATCAAAAATCCCCTTACTGGGTTCTGTTATTAGCCGATATCCTTTACATAAATTGTCTACTATTTTTTTATGGCCGAATATTCTTAGACAACTATGCGGAGAAAAACTGAAATTTCCCATTAACGGTGGAGGTGCATTGCCAGAACATGTAGATCTTTTTTTTGAATCTTTAGGTGTAGATGTTTTGGTGGGATATGGCCTCACAGAAACTAGTCCAGTATTAACTTGTAGGAGAAGAGAATTAAATGTTAGAGGATCATCTGGTCAGCCTCTAGCATTTACTGAAATCAAAATAGTGAATGATGATAAAAAAAAGATTCTGAAGTTCAGAGAAGTCGGGAAAATTCTTGTTAGGGGGCCGCAAGTAATGAAAGGTTATCTTAATAATGAAATAGCTACAAATGATGTTTTATCCAAGGATGGTTGGTTTGATACTGGTGATTTAGGTTTTCTAATACCAAATGGTTCTCTCTTTATAACAGGAAGAGCCAAGGATACAATAGTGCTATCAAGTGGTGAAAATATAGAACCGAATCCGCTAGAGACTGAAATCCTTAGTTCTGAATTTATTAATCAGATTCAACTAGTAGGACAAGATAAGAAATGTTTAGCAGCCCTTGTAGTTCCTAATGTCGAATTGGTTAAAAGCAAGTTTTTGGAGGAAGACCTTTCAAAATTAAACTTGAATAAGAATATTGGTACATTTTTCAAATCACAAATTAATAATTTGCTTAAAAGTCGATTAGGAGCAAGATCAGAAGAACAAATATTAGATTGTTATTTTGTTGATGCCTTTACTCTAGAAAATGGGTTGTTAACACAAACTCTTAAACAAAAAAGAAAAGAAATAGAAAAAAAGTATTCATTGCAAATAGAAAATATGTATGAAAACAAATTTAGTAAGAAAATTTGA
- a CDS encoding PLP-dependent transferase, whose protein sequence is MRDLLKKPIWKNLELGYAIPDSIHAVSVALPTWNDVINYEEKDQECMNLLKSIYPRFGLNPIVKRLCEKVKKQNYYNNKSIWPYPNDRIAFKAKKYIDRNTSEKFSLIEKRDNLAFLITEKEGSIYAKYFWQHTGLGLSSRTAAIELGLEDCPPKSYVDECSQMIKNRISKSTKINSNDIHLTSSGMSALHTSLEIIYKLFPAKPTLQVGFPYVDVLKLPMKIFHGAKLITEENCSDIELEIKRINPSALIIELPSNPMLKCVNIKKISKIAKKLNIPLIVDDTIGSNLNINSLEHADIVFTSLTKIFSGSGDILAGSLILNPKSKWIDQFRNALNEIYLPILSDGDIVYLEKVSRDVNERVFEQNKACLELKKRLETHSEIKNIFHPENCPNYNSLLTSDGGYGCLLSFELNGGLNKAMKFYDSLKVSKGPSLGTKFTLVCPYVLLAHYDELEWAESFGIPSHLIRVSVGLEDQDQLWKSFSEALNNF, encoded by the coding sequence TTGAGAGATTTACTTAAAAAACCTATATGGAAAAATTTAGAGTTGGGATATGCTATCCCTGATAGCATTCATGCCGTTTCTGTAGCATTACCAACTTGGAATGATGTAATAAATTACGAGGAAAAAGATCAAGAATGCATGAATTTATTGAAGTCCATTTACCCACGATTCGGGCTAAACCCCATAGTGAAAAGATTATGTGAAAAAGTAAAAAAGCAAAATTACTACAACAATAAAAGTATCTGGCCATATCCCAATGACCGCATAGCTTTTAAAGCTAAAAAATACATTGATAGAAATACTTCTGAAAAATTCTCGTTAATAGAAAAAAGAGATAATTTAGCTTTCTTAATAACTGAAAAAGAAGGAAGTATTTATGCAAAATATTTTTGGCAACATACTGGTCTTGGTCTATCTTCAAGAACTGCCGCTATAGAACTAGGTCTTGAAGATTGCCCCCCAAAATCTTACGTAGATGAATGTTCTCAAATGATAAAAAATAGAATTTCTAAATCTACAAAAATTAACTCTAATGATATTCACTTAACTTCATCTGGAATGTCTGCATTGCATACATCATTAGAAATCATATATAAATTATTTCCAGCTAAACCAACACTCCAAGTTGGTTTTCCATATGTAGATGTACTTAAATTACCAATGAAAATCTTTCACGGAGCAAAGTTAATTACAGAAGAAAATTGCTCGGATATTGAATTAGAAATCAAAAGAATAAATCCATCAGCATTAATTATTGAACTTCCAAGTAATCCAATGCTCAAATGTGTAAACATTAAAAAAATTTCAAAAATTGCAAAAAAGCTAAATATTCCGTTAATTGTTGACGATACAATTGGTTCGAATTTAAATATAAATTCTCTGGAACATGCAGATATAGTTTTTACTTCGCTTACAAAAATTTTTTCAGGTAGTGGTGATATTCTTGCCGGATCATTAATCCTAAATCCAAAAAGCAAATGGATTGATCAGTTTAGAAATGCATTAAACGAGATTTATCTTCCAATACTTTCCGATGGAGATATAGTTTATCTAGAGAAGGTTAGTAGAGATGTAAATGAAAGAGTTTTTGAACAAAATAAAGCATGTTTAGAATTAAAAAAAAGATTAGAGACCCATAGCGAGATTAAAAATATTTTCCATCCTGAAAATTGTCCAAATTATAATTCTTTACTTACTTCTGATGGAGGATACGGCTGCTTATTATCATTTGAATTAAATGGAGGATTAAACAAAGCTATGAAATTTTATGATTCTCTAAAAGTATCTAAAGGTCCTAGTTTAGGTACAAAATTTACTCTAGTTTGTCCTTATGTTTTACTAGCTCATTATGACGAGTTGGAATGGGCTGAAAGTTTTGGTATACCCTCGCACCTTATTAGAGTATCAGTTGGATTAGAGGACCAAGATCAATTATGGAAAAGCTTTTCTGAAGCACTCAATAATTTCTAA
- the rpsD gene encoding 30S ribosomal protein S4, with amino-acid sequence MSRYRGPRLRVTRRLGELPGLTRKASKKSNPPGQHGQARRKRSEYAIRLEEKQKLRFNYGVSEKQLVRYVKKARAQEGSTGTNLLRLLENRLDNVCFRLGFGGTIPGSRQLVNHGHVTVNGKVLDIAGYQCKSGDVIGIKENKASKKLVEGNIEFPGLANVPPHLDLDKPKLTGKINGKCDREWVALEINELLVVEYYSRKV; translated from the coding sequence ATGTCAAGATACCGCGGCCCCAGATTAAGGGTTACGCGTCGCTTGGGAGAACTACCAGGTCTCACCAGGAAAGCTTCAAAGAAGTCTAATCCTCCAGGTCAGCACGGCCAAGCCCGTCGCAAGCGATCAGAATATGCTATTCGTCTAGAAGAAAAGCAGAAACTTAGGTTTAATTATGGAGTTTCTGAAAAACAACTAGTACGTTATGTGAAAAAAGCTAGAGCTCAAGAAGGATCAACAGGTACTAACCTACTAAGACTTTTAGAAAATAGACTTGATAATGTTTGTTTTAGATTAGGTTTTGGAGGTACCATTCCAGGCTCAAGACAATTAGTAAATCATGGCCATGTAACCGTTAATGGAAAGGTTCTTGATATTGCAGGTTATCAATGCAAATCAGGCGATGTAATCGGAATTAAAGAAAACAAAGCAAGCAAAAAACTTGTTGAAGGTAATATAGAATTCCCTGGCTTAGCAAATGTCCCTCCTCATCTTGATTTAGACAAGCCTAAATTAACGGGAAAAATAAATGGGAAATGCGATAGAGAGTGGGTTGCTCTTGAAATAAACGAACTACTAGTTGTTGAATATTATTCAAGAAAAGTTTAA
- a CDS encoding glutaredoxin family protein, producing the protein MKIFIFVRQGCCLCDSLKNKLAKINLNELFPNLEELKEIDIDRVDLYKDKYKKYDYEVPVIAVEGIRSEEIIELPRISPRLKDDQLKNWFQKNISTILEK; encoded by the coding sequence ATGAAAATATTTATTTTTGTTAGGCAGGGATGTTGCCTTTGTGATTCATTAAAAAATAAACTGGCAAAAATAAATCTTAATGAGTTATTCCCTAATCTGGAGGAGCTTAAAGAAATTGATATTGATAGGGTCGATTTATATAAAGATAAATATAAAAAATATGATTATGAAGTACCTGTTATTGCTGTTGAAGGAATTAGGTCCGAGGAGATTATAGAATTGCCTCGCATTTCTCCAAGATTAAAAGATGATCAATTAAAGAATTGGTTTCAAAAAAATATTAGTACCATTCTGGAGAAATAA
- the queA gene encoding tRNA preQ1(34) S-adenosylmethionine ribosyltransferase-isomerase QueA has protein sequence MISQINNEKRDYKLEAYDYLLDPSLIASKPSAIRHESRLMIVRNSVLEEDCLTNKFTKNLLDEFREGDLVVVNNTKVMKARLKVELENKKLVELLVLERSHECVWLCLAKPAKKLKINRKLKLKSPLDQDINLIVDGVDEETGGRFIKFPENITCLNSMNELLDRYGEIPLPPYIKNSEEESFHEKNYQTEYATNPGAVAAPTAGLHLSKSLISNLKKKGVIILPITLHVGYGTFKPIDQEDLSNLKLHKEWVSVNKEVVEEIKRIKKTDRKIIAIGTTSVRALESCYCREINDFIPIAKYVDLVIKPGYKFKVVDGLLTNFHLPKSSLLLLVSAMIGRERLLDLYKKAIKEKFRFFSYGDAMYISPDSLLEKK, from the coding sequence TTGATTTCTCAAATTAATAATGAAAAGAGAGATTATAAGCTTGAAGCTTATGATTATTTACTTGATCCTTCATTAATTGCTAGTAAACCTTCTGCAATTAGGCATGAATCAAGATTGATGATAGTTAGAAATAGTGTTTTAGAAGAAGACTGCTTAACTAATAAATTTACCAAGAATCTTTTAGATGAATTTAGAGAAGGGGATCTTGTAGTTGTAAATAATACTAAAGTTATGAAAGCTAGGTTAAAGGTTGAATTAGAAAATAAGAAATTAGTCGAATTATTAGTTTTAGAAAGATCCCATGAATGTGTTTGGTTATGTTTGGCAAAGCCAGCGAAAAAGTTAAAAATAAATAGAAAATTAAAATTAAAATCTCCTTTAGATCAAGATATTAATTTGATTGTTGATGGAGTTGATGAAGAAACTGGAGGGAGATTTATTAAATTTCCGGAAAATATTACTTGTCTCAACTCAATGAATGAACTTCTTGATAGATACGGGGAAATCCCTCTCCCTCCTTATATAAAAAATTCTGAAGAAGAATCTTTTCATGAGAAAAATTATCAAACTGAGTATGCAACTAATCCGGGGGCAGTTGCTGCACCAACAGCTGGTTTACACTTAAGCAAAAGTCTTATTTCCAACCTAAAAAAAAAAGGAGTAATAATCTTACCGATAACTTTGCACGTGGGTTATGGAACATTCAAACCAATTGATCAAGAAGATTTAAGTAACTTAAAACTTCATAAAGAATGGGTAAGTGTTAATAAGGAAGTAGTGGAGGAAATAAAAAGAATAAAGAAAACAGATAGAAAAATAATTGCTATTGGTACAACTAGCGTAAGAGCTCTTGAAAGTTGTTATTGTCGCGAAATTAATGACTTTATTCCCATAGCTAAATACGTAGATTTAGTAATTAAGCCAGGTTATAAATTTAAGGTAGTTGATGGATTATTAACTAATTTTCATCTCCCTAAAAGTTCATTATTACTTTTAGTAAGTGCAATGATTGGTAGAGAAAGATTATTAGATTTGTATAAAAAAGCCATAAAAGAAAAATTTAGATTCTTCTCTTATGGCGATGCGATGTATATTTCACCAGATTCACTACTGGAGAAAAAATAG
- a CDS encoding trans-sulfuration enzyme family protein produces the protein MGNKEDNIKKPGFKTLSIHHGKTFAEETGCVMPPIFSTSTFKHGNKDNFDYTRSGNPNFRILENILKSIEDSKYCTVFGSGISAVTAISSTLKSGDKILCESNLYGCTVRMFEKVFKKFGLEVLYTDFTNENNIKKISNFEPALIWLESPTNPLLKVLDIKAICNEANKLEIPVVVDNTFSTALIQKPLDLGATLSVVSTTKFINGHSDALGGAVLTNNEEWNSKMLFSQKALGLQPSPFDSWLITRGVKTLPLRIEHQTKSADFISEQLGNHKIISKVIYPFNQEHPQFNLAKSQMKSGGSMITLKLNLNKEDTFKFCKSLKYFSLAESLGGVESLICHPATMTHASVDDKTKNLLGIDDALVRLSIGCEDTNDLISDILFALNKF, from the coding sequence ATGGGAAATAAGGAAGATAATATAAAAAAGCCAGGTTTTAAGACCTTATCTATTCACCATGGGAAAACATTTGCAGAAGAAACTGGATGCGTTATGCCTCCTATTTTTTCTACATCTACTTTCAAACATGGAAATAAAGATAATTTCGACTACACCAGATCAGGCAATCCAAACTTTAGAATTCTAGAAAACATCCTTAAATCAATAGAAGATTCTAAATACTGTACAGTTTTCGGATCTGGAATTAGCGCGGTAACTGCAATTTCATCAACACTAAAATCAGGTGACAAGATACTCTGCGAGTCAAATCTCTATGGTTGTACAGTGAGGATGTTCGAAAAAGTTTTCAAGAAATTTGGACTAGAAGTTTTATACACAGATTTTACAAATGAAAATAATATCAAAAAGATTTCAAACTTCGAGCCAGCCTTGATATGGCTCGAAAGTCCAACTAATCCACTTTTGAAGGTACTTGATATTAAGGCGATTTGTAATGAAGCGAATAAACTCGAAATACCAGTAGTTGTAGACAACACATTTTCTACAGCGCTTATTCAAAAACCATTGGACCTTGGTGCAACACTATCGGTTGTAAGCACCACAAAATTCATTAATGGACATAGTGACGCACTTGGCGGAGCAGTACTGACAAATAATGAGGAATGGAATAGTAAGATGCTTTTCTCTCAAAAAGCTCTCGGACTTCAACCATCTCCCTTTGATAGTTGGCTCATTACGAGAGGAGTAAAAACTCTTCCTTTAAGAATCGAACATCAAACTAAAAGTGCAGATTTTATTTCTGAACAATTAGGGAATCATAAAATAATTAGTAAAGTAATTTACCCTTTTAATCAAGAACATCCGCAATTTAATTTAGCAAAATCGCAAATGAAATCTGGAGGTTCAATGATCACCCTAAAATTAAATTTAAATAAAGAGGATACTTTTAAATTTTGCAAATCTCTCAAATATTTCTCTCTAGCAGAAAGCCTTGGAGGAGTTGAAAGTTTAATTTGCCACCCTGCAACGATGACTCATGCTTCTGTTGATGACAAAACAAAAAATCTGCTAGGGATAGATGATGCTCTTGTCAGATTATCAATTGGATGTGAAGATACAAACGATTTAATCTCGGACATTTTATTTGCTTTAAATAAATTCTGA
- the yidD gene encoding membrane protein insertion efficiency factor YidD, whose protein sequence is MFKTINKSITSILLFMISFYQKWFSPFFGPRCRFIPSCSSYGYEAITRHGPWKGGWLTLRRLSRCHPLTPCGCDPVPD, encoded by the coding sequence GTGTTCAAAACTATTAATAAATCAATTACTTCTATACTTCTTTTTATGATTTCGTTCTATCAAAAGTGGTTTTCTCCTTTTTTCGGACCAAGATGTAGATTTATTCCAAGTTGCAGCTCTTATGGATATGAGGCAATTACTAGACATGGTCCTTGGAAGGGAGGGTGGTTAACTTTAAGAAGATTAAGCAGATGTCATCCTTTAACTCCCTGTGGATGTGACCCTGTGCCTGACTAA
- the cysK gene encoding cysteine synthase A gives MAKIYEDNSFAIGNTPLVKLKSVTKNAKATVLAKIEGRNPAYSVKCRIGANMIWDAEKSGKLTKDKTIVEPTSGNTGIALAFTASARGYKLILTMPESMSIERRRVMAVLGAEIVLTEASKGMPGAIAKAKEIAESNPSQYFMPGQFDNPANPEIHFKTTGPEIWDDCDGEIDVLVAGVGTGGTITGVSRYIKQEKGKNITSVAVEPSHSPVITQTMNGEEVKSGPHKIQGIGAGFIPKNLDLSIVDKVEQVTNDESIEMALRLAKEEGLLVGISCGAAAAAAVRLAEQDEYAGKTIVVVLPDLAERYLSSIMFTEVPSGIIQEPVKA, from the coding sequence ATGGCAAAAATTTATGAGGACAACAGTTTTGCTATTGGAAACACTCCATTAGTAAAATTAAAATCAGTTACTAAAAACGCGAAAGCTACAGTACTTGCAAAAATTGAAGGTAGAAACCCTGCTTATAGTGTCAAATGTAGGATTGGCGCAAACATGATCTGGGATGCAGAGAAAAGTGGGAAGCTTACAAAAGATAAAACTATTGTTGAGCCAACTTCTGGAAATACAGGAATTGCCCTAGCTTTTACTGCTTCAGCAAGAGGTTATAAACTCATTCTTACTATGCCAGAATCAATGTCAATTGAAAGAAGAAGGGTTATGGCAGTGTTGGGTGCTGAAATTGTTTTAACAGAAGCATCTAAAGGTATGCCTGGAGCAATAGCTAAGGCTAAAGAAATTGCAGAAAGTAATCCTTCTCAATATTTCATGCCAGGTCAATTCGATAACCCAGCAAACCCTGAAATTCATTTCAAAACTACTGGACCAGAAATCTGGGATGATTGCGATGGTGAAATTGATGTTTTAGTTGCAGGGGTTGGAACTGGCGGCACAATTACAGGAGTTTCAAGATACATTAAGCAAGAGAAGGGAAAAAATATTACTTCTGTAGCTGTAGAACCCTCACATAGTCCTGTTATTACACAGACAATGAATGGTGAAGAGGTTAAATCTGGACCTCATAAAATCCAAGGAATTGGAGCAGGATTTATTCCTAAGAACCTTGACTTATCAATTGTTGATAAGGTTGAACAAGTAACAAATGACGAGTCAATCGAGATGGCTCTTAGATTAGCAAAAGAAGAAGGTCTATTAGTGGGAATATCTTGTGGAGCAGCGGCCGCGGCTGCTGTTAGATTAGCTGAACAAGATGAATATGCTGGGAAGACAATTGTAGTTGTTCTTCCTGATTTAGCAGAGAGGTATTTATCATCAATTATGTTTACTGAAGTTCCAAGCGGAATCATTCAAGAACCAGTCAAAGCCTAA